The following are from one region of the bacterium genome:
- a CDS encoding homoserine dehydrogenase — MKKTQIHIGLLGFGTVGSGVVKILQEKAELFEEQLGLKLILKKIVDKDITTKRDVEVNPSILSTNLEDILKDPEIDIVIELIGGYEPARTFILTALQEGKNVVTANKALLAKYWEEIFLASNKYSASIGFEASVGGGIPLILSIRQGLIANKITSIFGIINGTCNYILDKMAQEDKEFNQALKEAKNAGYAETDPTLDIEGKDTSHKLAILTSLAFGQWIGDENIYTEGITRITKKDILYARELGYAIKLLGIAKIVQDKIEVRTHPTMIPEKHLLSDVNGVYNAIYIEGDLTGPLLFYGQGAGKLPTSSAIISDLINIIRGSNNKGDIYSIPNHKLEIKAMEEVKSKYYIRFSALDRPGVLAAISGILGEYRISIASVIQKERGDVVSVIMLTHEAKEGDMKNAIKRIDKLNTIKGKSLIIRVEEME, encoded by the coding sequence GTGTTGTTAAAATTCTTCAAGAAAAGGCAGAATTGTTTGAAGAACAATTAGGATTAAAACTAATTTTAAAAAAAATTGTAGATAAGGATATTACCACTAAAAGAGATGTCGAGGTTAATCCCTCTATTTTGAGCACAAATCTTGAGGATATATTAAAAGACCCGGAGATTGATATAGTCATTGAGCTAATTGGTGGCTATGAACCAGCAAGGACTTTTATTTTGACAGCATTACAAGAGGGGAAAAATGTCGTCACGGCTAATAAAGCCCTTTTAGCTAAATATTGGGAGGAGATATTTTTAGCCTCAAATAAATATAGCGCCAGCATAGGTTTTGAGGCATCTGTGGGAGGCGGCATACCACTTATCTTATCTATTCGGCAGGGATTGATTGCTAATAAAATTACATCGATTTTTGGAATTATCAATGGTACCTGTAATTATATTCTGGACAAAATGGCACAAGAAGATAAGGAATTCAATCAGGCACTAAAAGAGGCAAAAAATGCCGGGTATGCTGAAACAGACCCTACTTTAGATATAGAAGGAAAAGATACCTCACATAAATTAGCTATCCTGACTTCACTCGCTTTTGGTCAGTGGATAGGTGATGAAAATATCTACACAGAAGGCATCACCAGAATTACTAAAAAAGATATTCTTTATGCCCGGGAATTAGGCTATGCTATCAAATTGTTAGGCATTGCCAAGATAGTCCAGGATAAAATAGAGGTCCGAACACATCCCACGATGATTCCTGAAAAACATTTATTATCTGATGTAAATGGGGTATATAACGCCATTTATATTGAAGGAGATTTGACTGGTCCCCTTCTCTTTTATGGTCAGGGAGCTGGTAAGTTGCCAACCTCATCTGCCATCATAAGTGACCTCATCAATATAATTCGCGGCTCAAATAATAAAGGGGATATTTACTCAATTCCAAACCATAAATTGGAAATAAAGGCTATGGAGGAGGTGAAATCAAAATATTATATAAGATTTTCCGCACTTGATAGACCAGGGGTATTAGCGGCTATATCAGGCATTTTGGGCGAGTATCGAATTAGCATTGCCTCTGTCATTCAAAAAGAACGAGGCGATGTTGTTTCAGTTATTATGCTTACCCATGAGGCAAAAGAAGGGGATATGAAAAACGCCATTAAAAGGATTGATAAACTAAATACAATTAAAGGGAAAAGTTTGATTATTCGAGTTGAGG